The following proteins are co-located in the Streptomyces bottropensis ATCC 25435 genome:
- a CDS encoding ABC transporter permease — MATETTSSRRDQGTTTGSDPDRSKRTNTTPRARRSSGSRARGHLIGTYGLLTLTVLLFLVFSFALPDTFPTLDNISSILSNQSIPAMLALGAMIPIVTGKFDLSVGYGLGLAHVLTMQLIVNNGWAWPMACLVVVIGGGIIGVFNGLLVEFAKIDSFIATLGTGSVLYACTGWITDGARIVPGPQGLPPAFTDLYDSKLLGLPVPAFYVLGLAVILWLLLERLPLGRYLYVIGSNARAADLVGIPTRRYGIYAFAGSGLVVGCAGVLLAAQQQIGNPSVGMDYLLPAFVGALLGSTAIRPGRANAAGTVVAVAILAIGLAGIQQMGAEFWATSLFNGGTLLLAVGLAGYSARRRLRAGANATRTSLSEPSPSAAPTASVRTSLASAESTPPPPAATPE, encoded by the coding sequence ATGGCCACCGAGACCACATCCTCCCGCCGCGATCAGGGAACCACGACCGGCAGCGACCCCGACAGGAGCAAGCGCACGAACACCACACCCCGTGCCCGCCGGTCCAGCGGCAGCCGCGCGCGCGGCCATCTGATCGGCACCTACGGTCTGCTCACCCTCACCGTCCTGCTCTTCCTCGTCTTCTCCTTCGCCCTGCCGGACACGTTCCCCACTCTCGACAACATCTCCTCGATCCTGTCCAACCAGTCGATCCCGGCCATGCTCGCCCTCGGCGCGATGATCCCCATCGTCACCGGCAAGTTCGACCTCTCCGTCGGCTACGGCCTCGGCCTCGCCCATGTGCTGACGATGCAGCTCATCGTCAACAACGGCTGGGCCTGGCCCATGGCCTGCCTGGTCGTCGTCATCGGCGGCGGCATCATCGGCGTGTTCAACGGACTGCTCGTCGAGTTCGCCAAGATCGACTCCTTCATCGCCACCCTCGGCACCGGCAGCGTGCTGTACGCCTGCACCGGCTGGATCACCGACGGCGCCCGCATCGTCCCCGGCCCGCAGGGACTGCCCCCGGCCTTCACCGACCTGTACGACTCCAAACTCCTCGGCCTGCCCGTCCCCGCCTTCTACGTCCTCGGCCTCGCCGTCATCCTCTGGCTGCTCCTGGAGCGGCTGCCGCTCGGCCGCTACCTGTACGTCATCGGCTCCAACGCCCGAGCCGCCGACCTGGTCGGCATCCCCACCCGGCGCTACGGCATCTACGCCTTCGCCGGCTCCGGGCTCGTGGTCGGCTGCGCGGGCGTCCTGCTCGCCGCCCAGCAGCAGATCGGCAACCCCAGCGTCGGTATGGACTACCTGCTGCCCGCCTTCGTCGGCGCCCTGCTCGGCTCCACCGCCATCAGGCCCGGCCGCGCCAACGCCGCCGGTACGGTCGTCGCCGTCGCCATCCTCGCCATCGGCCTCGCCGGCATCCAGCAGATGGGGGCCGAATTCTGGGCCACCTCCCTGTTCAACGGCGGCACCCTCCTCCTCGCCGTCGGCCTGGCCGGCTACTCCGCCCGCCGCAGGCTGCGCGCCGGCGCCAACGCCACCCGGACGTCACTGTCCGAGCCGTCGCCGTCCGCCGCACCGACCGCCTCCGTGCGGACATCCCTCGCCTCCGCGGAATCCACACCCCCGCCACCGGCCGCGACACCGGAGTGA
- a CDS encoding substrate-binding domain-containing protein, with amino-acid sequence MAALAVVTAFAAGCTRGSQSGTAGTAADTKGGCPAVLAKAKAAVKAAEDVNAPWDGPTTGPKAVAGKTIVYVAQSMTNPGVAGAAEGAKEAAKAIGWKIRIIDGQGTPAGIQAALSQAVAVKPDGIVLSGFDPKSTAQQVAQADTAGIPLIGWHAVDAPGPSKDPKLFSNITTKVEDVAKISADWIIGQSNGRAGVVVFTDASIPFAKGKSDLIEKELATCSDVKVLTTSNIPIADASSRTPQEVSALLSRFGAKWTSSVAINDLYFADAAPALRAAGKKGNGAPFNIGAGDGDPSAFQRINSKQFQTATVPEPLTEQGWQMVDEFNRAFAGKPASGYVAPVHITTADNSGGKSSWDPSGYREAYRKVWGK; translated from the coding sequence GTGGCCGCCCTCGCCGTGGTCACCGCCTTCGCCGCAGGCTGCACCCGAGGATCCCAGTCCGGCACCGCCGGCACCGCGGCCGACACCAAGGGCGGCTGCCCCGCCGTCCTCGCCAAGGCCAAGGCAGCGGTCAAGGCGGCCGAGGACGTCAACGCTCCCTGGGACGGCCCCACCACCGGTCCCAAGGCGGTCGCCGGCAAGACCATCGTCTACGTCGCCCAGAGCATGACCAACCCGGGAGTGGCCGGCGCCGCCGAAGGGGCCAAGGAGGCCGCCAAGGCCATCGGCTGGAAGATACGGATCATCGACGGCCAGGGCACCCCGGCCGGCATCCAGGCCGCACTCAGCCAGGCCGTCGCCGTCAAGCCCGACGGCATCGTGCTCTCCGGCTTCGACCCCAAGTCGACCGCCCAGCAGGTCGCCCAGGCCGACACCGCCGGTATCCCGCTCATCGGCTGGCACGCCGTGGACGCCCCCGGCCCCAGCAAGGACCCCAAGCTCTTCAGCAACATCACCACCAAGGTGGAGGACGTCGCCAAGATCAGCGCCGACTGGATCATCGGTCAGTCCAACGGCCGGGCCGGCGTGGTGGTCTTCACCGACGCCTCCATTCCCTTCGCCAAGGGCAAGTCGGACCTGATCGAGAAGGAACTCGCCACCTGCTCCGACGTCAAGGTACTGACGACGTCCAACATCCCCATCGCCGACGCCAGCAGCCGCACCCCCCAGGAGGTGTCCGCGCTGCTGTCCCGCTTCGGCGCCAAGTGGACCAGCTCGGTCGCCATCAACGACCTCTACTTCGCCGACGCCGCCCCGGCCCTGCGCGCGGCCGGGAAGAAGGGCAACGGGGCTCCCTTCAACATCGGCGCGGGCGACGGCGACCCGTCCGCCTTCCAGCGCATCAACAGCAAGCAGTTCCAGACGGCGACGGTGCCCGAGCCGCTGACCGAGCAGGGCTGGCAGATGGTCGACGAGTTCAACCGCGCCTTCGCCGGCAAGCCCGCCAGCGGCTACGTCGCCCCGGTCCACATCACGACGGCCGACAACAGCGGCGGCAAGTCGTCCTGGGACCCCAGCGGGTACCGCGAGGCCTACCGGAAGGTCTGGGGGAAGTAA